Proteins from a genomic interval of Amycolatopsis sp. cg13:
- a CDS encoding DUF1028 domain-containing protein yields MTFSIVARDTSGGTVRFGIAASSSSPAVVARVAHLRPGLGAAASQNVTDPRLGGRLLDRLAEHGDPEKALAEVTSAADHIEYRQLTVLGQNGPGFAYSGSKTLGTHASATADGVVVAGNMLAGEHIPQSMVDAFAEATGELEQRLVAAMRAGLAAGGEEGPVRSAGLVVVSAAEWPVTDLRVDWADEPIEQLAELVDVWLPQRDDYVTRGLNPAAAPSYGVPGDE; encoded by the coding sequence GTGACCTTTTCGATCGTCGCCCGTGACACGTCCGGCGGCACCGTCCGGTTCGGCATCGCGGCCAGTTCGTCCAGTCCCGCAGTAGTCGCCCGGGTCGCGCACCTGCGCCCGGGCCTCGGCGCGGCGGCCTCGCAGAACGTCACCGACCCGCGCCTCGGCGGACGCCTGCTGGACCGGCTCGCCGAGCACGGAGATCCGGAGAAGGCGCTTGCCGAAGTCACGTCGGCAGCGGACCACATCGAGTACCGGCAGCTGACTGTTCTCGGCCAGAACGGGCCTGGTTTCGCTTACAGCGGCTCGAAAACTCTGGGCACGCACGCGTCGGCGACGGCGGACGGCGTGGTCGTGGCGGGCAATATGCTGGCTGGCGAGCACATTCCCCAGTCCATGGTGGACGCTTTCGCCGAAGCGACCGGCGAGCTGGAACAGCGCCTCGTCGCGGCGATGCGGGCCGGGCTCGCGGCAGGCGGCGAGGAGGGTCCGGTGCGGTCCGCCGGGCTCGTCGTGGTGTCCGCCGCGGAGTGGCCGGTCACGGATCTGCGCGTGGACTGGGCGGACGAGCCGATTGAGCAGCTCGCCGAACTCGTCGACGTCTGGCTCCCCCAGCGCGACGACTACGTCACCCGCGGTCTGAACCCCGCCGCCGCGCCGTCCTACGGCGTGCCGGGAGACGAGTGA
- a CDS encoding M20 family metallopeptidase, whose translation MAAPKAAARAAVEGHADELIQLSERLHADPETAWEEHRAAAAVPELLDRAGFAVTSKYLGLDTAFHASFGSGPQRIALCAEYDALPGLGHACGHNLIAASSIGAALGLATVADDLGITVEVYGTPAEEGGGGKIELLERGAFAGVDLAMMVHPAPVDVAEARPFAVSHSKISYTGKSAHAAAYPEAGVNAADAFTVAQVAIGLLRQQLPASARVHGIVTHAGDAPNAIPEHASGRWYVRAETLAELSELEPRVMRAFEAGALATGCELSVEPESKPYTEFRADETALAAYRANALELGREFASDGTAARMNRASTDMGNVSQVVPAIHPYIGIGSLPAINHQREFAAHCVGGTAERALLDGAIALAWTGVDRTF comes from the coding sequence ATGGCCGCACCCAAAGCGGCGGCCCGCGCCGCGGTCGAAGGGCACGCCGACGAGCTGATCCAGCTGTCCGAGCGGCTGCACGCCGACCCGGAGACCGCGTGGGAAGAGCATCGCGCCGCTGCCGCGGTTCCGGAGCTGCTCGACCGGGCCGGGTTCGCCGTCACGTCGAAGTACCTCGGCCTGGACACCGCGTTCCACGCCAGCTTCGGCTCCGGTCCCCAGCGGATCGCGCTGTGCGCCGAGTACGACGCGCTGCCCGGCCTCGGCCACGCCTGCGGGCACAACCTCATCGCGGCCAGTTCCATCGGCGCCGCCCTAGGACTCGCCACCGTCGCCGACGACCTCGGGATCACCGTCGAGGTCTACGGCACTCCGGCCGAAGAGGGCGGCGGTGGGAAGATCGAGCTACTGGAACGCGGCGCTTTCGCTGGCGTCGACCTCGCGATGATGGTGCACCCGGCACCGGTGGACGTCGCCGAAGCGCGGCCGTTCGCCGTCAGCCACTCGAAGATCTCCTACACCGGGAAGTCCGCGCACGCCGCCGCTTACCCCGAAGCTGGGGTCAACGCGGCCGACGCGTTCACCGTCGCGCAGGTCGCGATCGGCCTTCTGCGGCAACAACTTCCGGCCTCGGCGCGAGTGCACGGCATCGTCACGCACGCCGGAGACGCCCCCAACGCGATCCCCGAGCACGCGTCGGGCCGGTGGTACGTGCGCGCCGAAACGCTGGCGGAACTGTCCGAATTGGAGCCACGCGTGATGCGGGCTTTCGAGGCCGGCGCGCTGGCGACTGGCTGCGAGCTGAGCGTGGAGCCGGAAAGCAAGCCCTACACCGAATTCCGCGCCGATGAAACCGCTTTGGCCGCTTATCGTGCGAACGCGCTCGAACTCGGCCGGGAGTTCGCCTCGGACGGGACTGCGGCGCGGATGAACCGCGCGTCCACCGACATGGGCAACGTCTCGCAGGTCGTGCCCGCCATTCATCCCTACATCGGCATCGGGTCGCTGCCCGCGATCAACCACCAGCGCGAATTCGCCGCGCACTGCGTCGGCGGCACCGCGGAACGGGCCCTGCTCGACGGCGCGATCGCGCTGGCGTGGACCGGCGTAGACCGTACTTTCTGA
- a CDS encoding aspartate ammonia-lyase, with amino-acid sequence MSSTRSEHDMLGEISVPDHVYYGAHTARALVNFPITRETLADRPHLVTALAAVKEAAARANAEVGALSPERAAAIVQACAEIRAGSLHDQFVVDLIQGGAGTSTNMNANEVVANRALELLGHARGDYARLHPLDHVNLGQSTNDVYPTAVKLALDRHLAELLAALAGLREAFADKAIEFADVLKMGRTQLQDAVPMTLGQEFGAFAATLREDEQRLAEARLLLHELNLGGTAIGTGLNARPGYRERAVAHLRELTGIATLVSAPDLIEATQDVGVFVQLSGVLKRVAVKLSKICNDLRLLSSGPQAGFGEIMLPARQAGSSIMPGKVNPVIPEAVNQIAFEVIGNDVTITLAAEGGQLQLNAFEPIIARALTAGLDHLTAGARVLAEQCVRGITARREHLADLVATSTGLVTALSPALGYETACTLALEAHQTGRPALELVRERQLLTDAQVVALTTPQALTGGPSRT; translated from the coding sequence ATGTCCAGCACCCGCTCCGAGCACGACATGCTCGGCGAGATCAGCGTGCCCGACCACGTCTACTACGGCGCGCACACCGCCCGCGCGCTGGTCAACTTCCCCATCACGCGCGAAACCCTCGCCGACCGGCCGCACCTCGTCACCGCGCTGGCCGCCGTCAAGGAAGCCGCCGCGCGCGCCAACGCGGAGGTCGGCGCCCTCTCCCCGGAGCGGGCCGCGGCGATCGTCCAGGCGTGTGCGGAGATCCGGGCCGGGAGCCTGCACGACCAGTTCGTCGTCGACCTCATCCAGGGCGGAGCCGGGACCTCGACGAACATGAACGCCAACGAGGTCGTCGCCAACCGCGCCCTGGAACTGCTCGGCCACGCCCGCGGCGACTACGCGCGACTGCACCCGCTCGACCACGTCAACCTCGGCCAGAGCACCAACGACGTCTACCCCACCGCGGTCAAACTCGCGCTCGACCGCCATCTCGCCGAACTGCTCGCCGCGCTCGCCGGACTGCGGGAAGCGTTCGCGGACAAGGCGATCGAGTTCGCCGACGTCCTCAAGATGGGCCGCACCCAGCTGCAGGACGCTGTCCCGATGACGCTCGGCCAGGAGTTCGGCGCGTTCGCCGCGACGCTGCGCGAGGACGAACAGCGGCTCGCCGAAGCACGTCTTCTGCTGCACGAACTGAACCTCGGCGGCACGGCGATCGGCACCGGGCTCAACGCGCGTCCTGGGTACCGAGAACGGGCTGTTGCCCACTTACGCGAATTGACCGGGATCGCGACACTCGTCTCCGCGCCCGACCTGATCGAGGCGACGCAGGACGTCGGCGTGTTCGTGCAACTGTCCGGCGTGCTGAAACGCGTGGCGGTCAAATTGTCCAAGATCTGCAACGATCTCCGATTGCTCTCGTCCGGACCGCAGGCTGGCTTTGGCGAGATCATGCTTCCCGCCCGGCAGGCCGGGTCGTCGATCATGCCGGGCAAGGTCAACCCCGTGATCCCGGAGGCGGTCAACCAGATCGCCTTCGAGGTCATCGGCAACGACGTCACGATCACGCTCGCCGCCGAAGGCGGGCAACTGCAGCTCAACGCCTTCGAACCGATCATCGCGCGGGCGTTGACCGCTGGCCTCGACCACCTCACGGCCGGTGCCCGCGTGCTCGCCGAACAGTGCGTACGCGGCATCACCGCGCGCAGAGAACACTTGGCCGACCTCGTCGCTACCTCGACCGGGCTGGTCACGGCGTTGAGCCCCGCGCTCGGCTACGAAACCGCGTGCACGCTCGCGCTGGAAGCGCACCAGACCGGCCGTCCGGCACTGGAACTGGTGCGGGAACGGCAACTGCTGACCGACGCCCAGGTCGTGGCGCTGACGACCCCGCAAGCCCTCACCGGCGGGCCGTCCCGCACGTAA
- a CDS encoding MFS transporter — MTAPDASPAPDLADQSADPATLRRSVAAGAVGVFVHWFDWAAYAYLAGTIASVFFPAGNSTAGLLAVFGVFAVSFGIRPIGALIFGPLGDKIGRKRTLSVVIFVMSGATLVIGLLPGYSTIGIAAPILLVLLRLLQGLAAGGEFGSAASFLAEYAPRRRRGFGVSWLEVGSLLGFLAGSFVFLLLSVGLTDAQLASWGWRVPFLIAAPLGVIGFVIRSKIEDTPEYRALEATDNVPRSPVRELFRHNKKQLLQAAGLMTMMHVPFYAVLTYLVTYETDYLGHSSGSAAALSTVISLVGLFLVPFFGRLSDRVGRRPILIGAGVALFVLATPAYLLMRTGLVGTWIGGLALGAILAAILGTYAVWSAEIFPTRTRQSGLSIAYNITAALFAGTVPYLMTVLISATGSTLVPGPYLMVAAAVGLIAAFSMRETVGTPLLHKEDLENTEA, encoded by the coding sequence ATGACCGCACCCGACGCCTCTCCGGCGCCAGACCTGGCCGACCAGAGCGCCGATCCCGCCACGCTGCGCCGCAGTGTCGCGGCCGGTGCCGTCGGCGTCTTCGTGCACTGGTTCGACTGGGCCGCCTACGCCTACCTCGCCGGCACCATCGCGTCGGTGTTCTTCCCGGCGGGGAACTCGACCGCCGGACTGCTCGCGGTGTTCGGCGTCTTCGCGGTGTCGTTCGGGATCCGGCCGATCGGCGCGCTGATCTTCGGGCCGCTGGGCGACAAGATCGGCCGCAAGCGGACGCTGTCGGTGGTCATCTTCGTGATGTCCGGCGCGACCCTGGTGATCGGCCTGCTGCCGGGCTACTCGACGATCGGCATCGCGGCCCCGATCCTGCTGGTGCTGCTGCGCCTGTTGCAGGGCCTCGCGGCGGGCGGCGAGTTCGGCAGCGCGGCCAGCTTCCTGGCCGAGTACGCACCGCGGCGTCGGCGCGGATTCGGCGTCAGCTGGCTGGAAGTCGGTTCGCTGCTGGGATTCCTCGCCGGTTCGTTCGTGTTCCTGCTGCTGTCGGTCGGCCTGACGGACGCGCAGCTGGCGTCGTGGGGCTGGCGCGTCCCGTTCCTGATCGCCGCGCCGCTCGGCGTCATCGGGTTCGTCATCCGCAGCAAGATCGAGGACACTCCCGAGTACCGCGCGCTCGAAGCGACCGACAACGTGCCCCGCAGCCCGGTCCGGGAACTGTTCCGCCACAACAAGAAGCAGTTGCTCCAGGCCGCTGGCTTGATGACCATGATGCACGTCCCGTTCTACGCCGTGCTCACCTATCTGGTCACCTACGAGACCGACTACCTCGGCCACTCGTCCGGCAGCGCGGCGGCACTGTCCACAGTGATCTCGCTCGTCGGCTTGTTCCTCGTGCCCTTCTTCGGCCGTCTTTCCGACCGGGTCGGCCGGCGGCCCATCCTGATCGGCGCAGGCGTCGCGCTGTTCGTCCTCGCCACTCCCGCGTACCTGCTGATGCGCACCGGGCTCGTCGGAACCTGGATCGGCGGTCTCGCGCTCGGCGCCATCCTGGCGGCGATTCTCGGCACCTATGCGGTGTGGTCCGCGGAGATCTTCCCGACGCGGACCCGGCAAAGCGGACTCTCGATCGCGTACAACATCACCGCCGCGCTGTTCGCCGGCACTGTGCCGTATCTGATGACTGTCCTGATTTCCGCTACCGGCAGCACTCTCGTGCCCGGGCCGTACCTGATGGTCGCGGCGGCCGTCGGCCTCATCGCGGCGTTTTCGATGCGCGAGACCGTCGGAACTCCGTTGCTGCACAAGGAAGACCTGGAGAACACCGAAGCCTGA
- a CDS encoding RidA family protein, giving the protein MTVHRRIRPFNTRDTYPEQNLDNDLCQAVVANGTVYVRGQIGQDLDTSESVGIGDVAAQAEQAMANIKMLLEEAGSRMEHLVKLTIYLVDPRYREAVYRTVGRWTKGVHPISTGVVVSALARPEWLCEIDAIAVIPEEEK; this is encoded by the coding sequence GTGACTGTCCACCGTCGCATCCGCCCGTTCAACACGCGGGACACCTACCCCGAGCAGAACCTCGACAACGACCTCTGCCAGGCCGTCGTCGCCAACGGCACGGTCTACGTGCGCGGCCAGATCGGGCAGGACCTCGACACGAGCGAATCGGTCGGCATCGGCGACGTCGCCGCGCAGGCCGAACAGGCGATGGCGAACATCAAGATGCTGCTCGAAGAAGCGGGCAGCCGGATGGAACATCTGGTCAAGCTCACCATCTACCTGGTCGACCCGCGCTACCGCGAGGCCGTCTACCGCACCGTCGGGCGCTGGACCAAGGGCGTGCACCCGATCTCGACCGGCGTGGTCGTGTCCGCGCTCGCCCGGCCGGAATGGCTGTGCGAGATCGACGCCATCGCGGTGATCCCGGAGGAGGAGAAGTGA